Proteins encoded together in one Streptomyces sp. B1I3 window:
- a CDS encoding SDR family NAD(P)-dependent oxidoreductase yields MNATGTGDRSGALEGAVIAVAGAAGPAGRATLLRLAEAGATVVASDANPERLAEAVDAARYAHGGATVTGDTVDLLDLDATRDWAVKTEKEFGRIDGLVHLVGGWRGSAGFAETRLSDWDFLEKLLIRTVQSTTLAFQEPLQRSDRGRYVLVSAAGASNPTAGNAAYAASKAAAEAWTLALGDAFRAAGGDAGPAAAAAILVVKALVHDAMRAERPNAKFAGFTDVKELAEAISGVWDRPAGEVNGKRLWLTPQP; encoded by the coding sequence ATGAACGCGACAGGCACGGGCGACAGGAGCGGTGCGCTCGAGGGTGCGGTGATCGCGGTGGCCGGAGCGGCCGGCCCGGCGGGCCGGGCCACCCTCCTGAGGCTGGCGGAGGCGGGCGCGACCGTGGTCGCCTCGGACGCCAACCCGGAGCGGCTCGCCGAGGCGGTGGACGCCGCGCGCTACGCACACGGCGGTGCGACCGTCACCGGCGACACCGTGGACCTGCTCGATCTCGACGCCACCCGGGACTGGGCCGTCAAAACCGAGAAGGAATTCGGCCGGATCGACGGCCTGGTCCACCTCGTCGGCGGCTGGCGCGGCAGCGCCGGCTTCGCCGAGACGCGCCTCTCGGACTGGGACTTCCTGGAGAAGCTGCTGATCCGTACCGTCCAGTCCACGACGCTCGCCTTCCAGGAACCCCTCCAGCGCAGCGACCGCGGCCGGTACGTGCTCGTCAGCGCCGCGGGGGCGAGCAACCCCACCGCCGGCAACGCCGCCTACGCGGCCTCCAAGGCCGCGGCAGAGGCCTGGACCCTCGCCCTGGGCGACGCCTTCCGCGCGGCGGGGGGCGACGCGGGGCCGGCTGCTGCTGCTGCGATCCTGGTGGTCAAGGCACTGGTGCACGACGCCATGCGCGCCGAGCGCCCGAATGCGAAGTTCGCGGGATTCACCGACGTCAAGGAGCTGGCCGAGGCCATCTCCGGCGTCTGGGACCGGCCCGCCGGAGAAGTGAACGGAAAGCGCCTGTGGCTGACCCCGCAACCATGA